In the Bacillus solimangrovi genome, one interval contains:
- the sufB gene encoding Fe-S cluster assembly protein SufB: MAKKMPEIGDYKYGFHDKDVSIFRSKRGLTKEIVEEISNMKEEPQWMLDFRLKSLEHFYNMPMPQWGGDMADLNFDEITYYVKPSEKSERSWDEVPEEIKRTFDKLGIPEAEQKYLAGVSAQYESEVVYHNMQEDLEKMGIIFKDTDSALRENEDLFRQYFGTVVPPADNKFSALNSAVWSGGSFIYVPKGVKTDTPLQAYFRINSENMGQFERTLIIADEDSSVHYVEGCTAPVYTTNSLHSAVVEIIVKKNAYCRYTTIQNWANNVFNLVTKRTVCEENATMEWVDGNIGSKLTMKYPAVILKGEGARGMTLSIALAGKGQHQDAGAKMIHLAPNTSSTIVSKSISKHGGKVTYRGIVHFGRKADGARSNIECDTLIMDNKSTSDTIPYNEILNENISLEHEAKVSKVSEEQLFYLMSRGISEEEATEMIVMGFIEPFTRELPMEYAVEMNRLIKFEMEGSIG, encoded by the coding sequence ATGGCTAAAAAAATGCCTGAAATTGGTGATTATAAATATGGCTTCCATGATAAAGACGTTTCCATCTTCCGGTCAAAACGTGGTTTAACAAAGGAAATCGTTGAAGAGATTTCTAACATGAAGGAAGAACCACAATGGATGTTGGACTTCCGTTTGAAGTCACTTGAACATTTCTATAACATGCCTATGCCACAATGGGGCGGAGATATGGCAGACTTAAACTTTGATGAAATTACGTATTATGTAAAACCTTCAGAGAAGTCTGAGCGTTCATGGGATGAGGTACCAGAAGAAATCAAACGTACTTTTGATAAGTTAGGTATCCCAGAAGCTGAACAGAAATATCTTGCAGGTGTATCAGCACAGTACGAATCTGAGGTTGTATACCATAATATGCAAGAAGACTTGGAGAAAATGGGAATTATTTTCAAGGATACTGATTCAGCTCTACGTGAGAACGAAGATTTATTTAGACAATATTTCGGTACAGTTGTACCACCGGCTGATAACAAGTTCTCTGCGTTGAATTCAGCTGTATGGTCTGGTGGATCATTCATCTATGTACCAAAGGGTGTAAAAACAGACACACCACTACAAGCATATTTCCGAATTAATTCAGAGAATATGGGACAATTTGAACGTACGTTAATCATTGCTGATGAAGATTCTTCTGTCCACTATGTAGAGGGTTGTACTGCACCTGTTTATACAACGAATTCACTGCACAGCGCAGTAGTAGAAATTATCGTTAAGAAAAATGCTTACTGCCGTTATACAACAATCCAAAACTGGGCGAATAACGTATTTAACCTCGTGACGAAGCGAACTGTGTGTGAAGAGAACGCAACGATGGAATGGGTTGACGGTAATATTGGTTCAAAACTGACAATGAAATATCCTGCTGTCATTTTAAAAGGTGAAGGTGCACGTGGTATGACACTTTCAATTGCATTAGCTGGAAAAGGTCAACACCAAGATGCAGGTGCGAAGATGATTCACCTTGCACCAAATACGTCATCTACAATCGTATCAAAATCGATTTCAAAACATGGTGGAAAAGTAACATATCGTGGTATCGTTCACTTCGGACGTAAAGCAGATGGTGCACGTTCTAACATTGAGTGTGATACACTCATCATGGATAACAAATCAACTTCTGATACAATTCCATATAATGAAATTCTAAATGAAAATATTTCATTAGAGCACGAAGCGAAAGTTTCGAAAGTATCAGAAGAGCAACTGTTCTACCTTATGAGTCGTGGTATCTCTGAGGAAGAAGCGACAGAAATGATCGTAATGGGCTTCATTGAACCATTTACTCGTGAGCTTCCAATGGAATATGCAGTAGAGATGAATCGCTTAATCAAGTTCGAAATGGAAGGTTCAATTGGTTAA
- the sufU gene encoding Fe-S cluster assembly sulfur transfer protein SufU, translated as MSSYNVNLDQLYRQVIMDHYKNPRNRGTLEDDNVTIDMNNPTCGDRIQLHLKLEDGKIADVKYDGEGCSISMSSASMMTQAIKGLEVEEALKLSKVFSDMMQDKEYDEEDLDLGDIEALQGVSKFPARIKCATLAWKALEKGVSEQDNN; from the coding sequence ATGTCTTCATATAATGTGAATCTTGATCAGTTATATCGTCAAGTCATTATGGATCATTATAAGAATCCACGTAATCGTGGTACTTTGGAAGATGATAATGTGACAATTGACATGAATAATCCTACTTGTGGTGATCGTATTCAACTTCATTTAAAGCTAGAAGATGGGAAGATTGCTGACGTTAAATATGATGGAGAGGGCTGTTCAATCAGTATGTCTTCAGCATCTATGATGACTCAAGCTATTAAAGGATTAGAAGTGGAAGAAGCATTAAAGCTCTCAAAAGTATTCTCTGATATGATGCAGGATAAAGAGTATGATGAAGAGGATTTGGATTTAGGTGATATTGAGGCTTTACAAGGAGTCTCTAAATTTCCAGCACGTATTAAATGTGCAACATTAGCTTGGAAAGCACTTGAAAAAGGTGTTTCAGAACAAGATAACAATTAG
- the sufD gene encoding Fe-S cluster assembly protein SufD, which produces MTVETKLPFDKEYVSQLSSQLQEPDWLQEIRIQALEKVVDLPLPVADKTKIDKWNFTEFAHELGEESLDNLDSLPESIKELIDLDSKSQNLLLQRNGVNVYTSLTEDLTEKGVIFTDIHTAAREHSDLLRKYYMTDAVKVDEHRLTALHAALMNAGTFIYVPKNVELTQPIQAIYWKEKETALFNHVIVVAEDNSSVTYIENYLSFDDKESVANVISEVIAGANAKVNYGAVDHFANGMTTYVNRRGIVGRDARVEWALGQMNEGYTVSDNTTNLLGDGSFADTKTVTVGRGEQKQNFTTRITHFGKNSEGYILNHGVVKDAATSIFNGIGKIEHGASKSNAEQSSRVLMLSEKARGDANPILLIDEDDVTAGHAASVGRVDPMQLYYLMSRGIPQKEAERLVIHGFLAPVVNELPIEGVKKQLVDVIERKVR; this is translated from the coding sequence ATGACTGTTGAAACAAAACTCCCATTTGATAAGGAATACGTCAGCCAATTATCAAGTCAGTTGCAAGAGCCAGATTGGTTACAAGAAATTCGTATTCAAGCACTGGAAAAGGTAGTAGACCTTCCACTTCCAGTAGCAGATAAAACAAAAATTGATAAGTGGAACTTCACAGAGTTTGCCCATGAACTAGGTGAAGAGTCTTTAGATAACTTAGATAGTTTACCTGAGTCAATCAAAGAATTAATTGACTTAGATTCAAAATCACAAAATTTGTTATTACAACGAAATGGCGTGAATGTGTATACATCGTTAACAGAAGATTTAACTGAAAAAGGTGTTATTTTTACCGATATTCATACAGCAGCACGTGAACATAGTGACTTGTTACGCAAGTATTATATGACGGATGCGGTTAAGGTTGATGAACATCGTCTAACAGCACTACATGCTGCCTTGATGAATGCAGGAACGTTTATTTACGTACCTAAAAATGTTGAACTGACTCAGCCAATTCAAGCAATCTACTGGAAAGAGAAGGAAACTGCTCTCTTTAATCATGTTATCGTTGTAGCAGAAGATAATAGCTCTGTTACATACATTGAGAATTATTTGTCATTCGATGATAAAGAGTCAGTAGCCAATGTAATCTCAGAAGTAATTGCAGGTGCAAATGCAAAAGTTAACTACGGAGCGGTGGATCATTTTGCTAACGGCATGACAACTTATGTGAATCGTCGCGGTATAGTCGGTCGTGATGCACGAGTTGAATGGGCACTTGGTCAAATGAATGAAGGATATACTGTTTCTGATAATACGACAAACTTATTAGGGGACGGTTCTTTCGCTGATACGAAGACAGTAACTGTTGGTCGTGGAGAGCAAAAACAAAACTTTACAACTCGAATTACTCACTTCGGTAAGAATTCAGAAGGATATATTTTAAATCATGGTGTTGTTAAAGACGCAGCAACTTCTATCTTTAACGGTATCGGTAAAATCGAACATGGTGCTTCTAAGTCGAACGCAGAGCAATCTTCTCGTGTATTGATGTTAAGCGAGAAGGCACGTGGAGATGCGAATCCAATTCTACTTATTGATGAGGATGATGTAACGGCAGGGCATGCTGCATCTGTCGGACGTGTTGATCCGATGCAATTGTACTACTTAATGAGCCGTGGAATTCCACAAAAAGAAGCAGAACGACTTGTTATTCATGGTTTCCTTGCTCCAGTTGTAAACGAGCTACCTATCGAAGGAGTTAAGAAGCAACTTGTCGATGTGATTGAAAGGAAAGTTCGATAA
- a CDS encoding cysteine desulfurase yields the protein MDAKLIREQFPILNQHVNGHPLVYLDSAATSQKPRSVIEAMDKYYREYNSNVHRGVHTLGTRATDGYEGAREKVRKFINADKIEEIIFMRGTTTAINTVASSYGRENLSEGDEIVITPMEHHSNIIPWQQVAKVTGATLKYIPLQEDGTISLDDVRKTVTKQTKIVSMMYVSNVLGTINPIKEITKIAHENGAIMVVDGAQSTPHMKVDVQDLDCDFYAFSAHKMCGPTGVGVLYGKKALLEQMEPVEFGGEMIDFVDLYDSTWKELPWKFEGGTPIIAGAIGLGAAIDFLEEIGLDNIEQHEHKLAQYALNRLSDVEGMEIYGPKVRAGLVTFNIADVHPHDVATVLDTEGIAVRAGHHCAQPLMKWLNVSATARASFYLYNTEQDVDLLVNGLIKTKEYFGDVFI from the coding sequence ATGGATGCGAAATTAATTCGCGAACAATTTCCTATCCTTAATCAACATGTCAATGGACATCCACTTGTATACTTAGACAGTGCAGCGACTTCTCAGAAACCGCGTTCTGTTATAGAGGCAATGGATAAATATTATCGTGAATACAACTCTAACGTTCATCGTGGTGTGCATACGTTAGGAACACGTGCAACAGATGGATATGAAGGTGCACGTGAAAAGGTTCGTAAATTTATTAACGCTGATAAGATCGAAGAAATTATTTTCATGCGTGGAACGACAACTGCGATTAATACTGTTGCATCAAGCTATGGAAGGGAAAACTTATCTGAAGGTGATGAAATTGTTATTACACCAATGGAACACCACAGTAACATCATTCCATGGCAACAAGTAGCGAAAGTAACAGGTGCAACATTGAAATATATTCCACTTCAAGAAGACGGGACAATCTCGTTAGATGATGTGCGGAAAACAGTTACTAAACAGACGAAAATAGTGTCAATGATGTATGTGTCAAATGTACTTGGTACGATTAATCCAATCAAAGAAATTACAAAAATTGCGCATGAGAACGGTGCAATTATGGTAGTTGATGGGGCACAAAGTACTCCACATATGAAAGTTGACGTACAAGATCTTGATTGTGATTTTTACGCTTTTTCTGCACATAAGATGTGTGGTCCTACCGGTGTAGGGGTTTTATATGGTAAGAAAGCTCTTCTTGAACAAATGGAGCCTGTTGAGTTTGGAGGAGAAATGATTGATTTTGTTGACCTCTATGATTCAACTTGGAAAGAGCTTCCTTGGAAATTTGAAGGTGGAACACCAATTATTGCTGGTGCAATTGGTTTAGGTGCTGCGATTGATTTTCTTGAAGAAATAGGTCTAGATAATATTGAACAACATGAACATAAATTGGCACAATACGCATTAAACCGTTTATCTGATGTTGAAGGTATGGAAATCTATGGACCGAAAGTGAGAGCAGGCCTAGTTACATTCAATATTGCAGATGTTCACCCTCATGATGTCGCGACTGTTCTTGATACAGAAGGGATTGCAGTGCGAGCAGGACACCATTGTGCACAACCATTAATGAAATGGCTTAATGTTAGTGCTACAGCACGTGCAAGCTTCTATCTTTACAATACAGAACAAGATGTCGATCTGCTTGTAAATGGATTAATTAAGACAAAGGAGTATTTCGGCGATGTCTTCATATAA